AGGACTTTATTAAGGGAAAAGAGAATCTATAATCCTAAAGATTTCCTAAAAACACGGAGAAAAGATATGGGATACACGAAGGAGTTTGAGGCGTCGATAAAGAAGGTCGAGGCCACCCGGCCCCAGAGGGTGGAGAGGGCCAAGGCCGGGAAGCACTTCCCTCAGCTTACGCTGGACCAGCGCCATGAGTGGTTGAGTAAGTACCACCCCGACTACAAGAGCGAAGGCCGCCGCGAGCTCCGGATGGGACCCAACAAAGG
The genomic region above belongs to Thermodesulfobacteriota bacterium and contains:
- a CDS encoding succinate dehydrogenase/fumarate reductase flavoprotein subunit, producing MGYTKEFEASIKKVEATRPQRVERAKAGKHFPQLTLDQRHEWLSKYHPDYKSEGRRELRMGPNKG